GAGAATACCTATCCAGCCAAAATAAAATAAGTAGATAAATAGAGGAGCATCAACAATATTGAAATCCCCTAAATCTAAAGAGCCAGCCAATCCTACTCCGACAAATTGAGATATTGCTGAATCAAAATAAGTGTTATATAAATCCTTACGAATATTAACGCTTATATCATCATCATATGAGAATAGACTTAACAGTCGAGAAGCAACCTTGTCATATAAAACATCGTTCGTGAGTATTAAGACAGAAGTCATGATAATTAGAAGCAGAATAATAGCCAATATACGGAATTTCATCCTGCTCTTAATTCTGAATAAGAAGATTGCCAGGGTAATAAAAAAGCAGAGCCATGCAGCCCTTGCTTGACTAAGCAACAGTCCTAACCCAGTTAAACTTAAAGTAGGAATACGTAATGGCCAGTCAAACCTATACAGAAGGATCATCAATCCAATCAGTATAGTCGTTGCAAATGTTTGGAAATCAGTTGTTCCACTCCAAATCCTGATAGCGAAAGCTTCTGGCAAGCCATAGGACCACTTTTCTACTGAGTTTAGCCAATGGATATCCCAGCTCGGTGCAAAAATGAACTGGAAGATACCATATATTCCTAAAACAAGTGATCCCCATATTATTGTAGTTTCTATAACTGATTTATAAGTCGCATATCTTTTCCAGTTTAGGTATATATGTAGTCCAAATAATATTGGTCCAACCAAAGCAGAAAACTGCTCAATCAGAATGAAGTCTTGGGGTGGGTTTTTAATGAGAGAGATGAATAAGCTATAAAAAGAAGCAGATAAAGTGAGTAAAAATGGCGATAATTCCTTATATGAGATCTGAGTTGAATACTGTATCAAAGTGAATACAGAAATTAACGTTACTGAATTAGCAGTAAATGTCAAATAACCATGATTAATAGAATTAATTTTAAAATCAATAAAGCGCTGAATTCCTGGTGAAACAAAGTGCATCCAGA
The Acaryochloris marina S15 genome window above contains:
- a CDS encoding O-antigen ligase family protein — encoded protein: MNTLKECQNNTDKESRKAWILIIAFVLFLVLILTIGFSRYSMQIMPVTAILLGTYLYFKHPGMYIGFTFWMHFVSPGIQRFIDFKINSINHGYLTFTANSVTLISVFTLIQYSTQISYKELSPFLLTLSASFYSLFISLIKNPPQDFILIEQFSALVGPILFGLHIYLNWKRYATYKSVIETTIIWGSLVLGIYGIFQFIFAPSWDIHWLNSVEKWSYGLPEAFAIRIWSGTTDFQTFATTILIGLMILLYRFDWPLRIPTLSLTGLGLLLSQARAAWLCFFITLAIFLFRIKSRMKFRILAIILLLIIMTSVLILTNDVLYDKVASRLLSLFSYDDDISVNIRKDLYNTYFDSAISQFVGVGLAGSLDLGDFNIVDAPLFIYLFYFGWIGILPYVVGLLALVLKLCRSSPKDYLSLFSQAFVIGTISIIAFNNVLMATLGFYFWSFLTLGLASQRYFEIAETATSPHRRLQVIKN